In Accipiter gentilis chromosome 18, bAccGen1.1, whole genome shotgun sequence, the following are encoded in one genomic region:
- the LOC126048087 gene encoding histone H2A-beta, sperm-like yields the protein MAGAEEVCTAPERETEPEATCAGGLSEGGEAKAKKSRCSRSSRAGLLFPVSRVDRQLRRGGFAERLGARAPVYLAAVLQWVTHKTMDAAGKISKKSKQQRILPSHLQAAVRKSSLLKKLLRGGVPRRGRRAVPRSRRVASPPKKETTESKKRRPRPRAAPARAIAAGK from the coding sequence ATGGCCGGAGCAGAGGAGGTCTGCACGGCGCCCGAGCGGGAGACGGAGCCCGAAGCGACGTGTGCCGGGGGCCTCTCCGAAGGCGGCGAAGCAAAGGCCAAGAAGAGCCGCTGCTCCCGCTCCTCGCGGGCCGGGCTGCTCTTCCCGGTGAGCCGCGTAGACAGGCAGCTGCGCAGAGGCGGCTTCGCTGAGCGCTTGGGAGCCAGGGCCCCCGTCTACCTGGCTGCGGTGCTGCAGTGGGTGACGCACAAGACCATGGACGCGGCCGGCAAGATTTCCAAGAAGAGCAAGCAGCAGCGCATTTTGCCGTCGCACTTGCAGGCGGCGGTGCGAAAGAGCTCTCTGCTCAAGAAGCTCCTGCGAGGCGGCGTGCCCAGGCGCGGCCGCAGGGCTGTCCCCCGAAGCCGGCGTGTGGCCTCGCCGCCCAAAAAGGAGACGACCGAGAGCAAGAAGAGA